The genomic segment TCACCAAATTCGAGATAGTCAAGTCCCGCCCGTTTGTGTTCATCGTAGTATTGGGCGTCATAACTGGTCGCATGTAGCTCTTTCAGGAATCGCTGATTCGAGATTTGATCGATGCTCACCCCCGTCAGTTGATGTTCGACCAATGCTGGCAGGTCAACCTGAAGCTGGTTGTAGCCTCGGAACTGATAGTGGCTGGCGAAATAGTCCAAGGCTTCGGGCCCCGCCGCGAGTGCCTCGTGATGGCGTGGGATCAGATGCATTACGTTGTCGGCGAGATCAAAAAAATGGACGGGATGGTGATTTGTCCAGACCCCGATCGTAGGAGTCGTGGTGGCGCCGGCCACATGGAGTGGCCCGCTGTCGATACCAATCATCAAGGCCGAGCATTCAATGAGCGCCGCCAGGCGAGCCGCGTCGCCGGTTCCGATTTTGGGCCATAACTTGTGATTGGCATCGGGGCAGAAAATCGTGCGATTGTCGGGCAAGGGCGAGCGACGGTCCCAGTCCAGAATGAGTGGCGTGTAGCCAGCGTTCTGAACGGTTTCGCAGACGTTTCGAATAAGGTTGTGATCGAGATTCTTTTTCTCGCCGGACGTGTTTCCTTCGTAGTGGATGACGACGACGGGAAATCGGCCATCGTCACGTGCGCCGAAAGGACAAATGGAAGCCAGGTACCGTCGGGCAAGCTGTTCATCCTCAGCGGATCTCTGAATTTCATAGCGGAAGAGATCGGGTTGAGCCGGCAGGTGGAAGATCTCGGACAGGCAGCGGCTGGGCTTGGTGCTTGGCTTGTCACGTAGCGACTCGCGGCATTCATCCCAATTGAGTTGGAATCGCTCCTGATACTGGCAGCAAGGAACCGGTTCGGCCTGATCAAGGATGTACGTGTTTCGACACAACCCTTCGAAAGCGGAATGCTTCCCGAACAGAGTCGCGATATCCACATTCCACTCCGGCCGCAATTTCTGCAAATGCTTGAGTACGATCGTGAATTGAACGGCATCGCCCAGTCCATGACAAAACGTGAGTAGGACGTTCCAGGTTTTGGGGGCGGTTCCATCCATCGCGGGTGAAGTCGGCCTCGGTTCAGTCGGCGGCATCAGCATCAAGGAGTCCTCATTGGTCGGTCGGCGAGGTTCTATCGCCAGGGAAGGAGAATCGATGGGCGCAGTTGAATTCTCTGAGCGAATTCCACTGCGCGGGCAGCGCCGGTCGGTTGAGCTGAACCAACTCGGGCTTGGGGCTTAACTGCCTGTTGAAGTAAGGGGGACAGTCAGTCAAGCATTCACGATGTCATGGCGTTTTTTAATCTGGTCGGAGCCAGTCCCCGTTACTTCAACAGTTCGCTCAGTGTTTTCGTTGTGCGAGAGGGCTCCGCCGCGGTAGTAGAGTTCAATGCTCTGGGTGACCTGTTGAGGGCTGATCAGATCCAGGCATTGGGGAATACGCAGATCTGCCGAAACTTGTGCAGGTGACGTGCAGAGGTCGTATCGATCTTTGGGGTCACCGTCTCCGACAAGCTGGCAGCGTGACTTCCAGCAACCTCCTTCGGCACAGCAGGGAAGGGCTCCGTTTGTGCTCAGAAACTGGTGGTTGGGATACGCTTCCCAATGTGCTGGCTCGCGCCCACCCGCAATCACCACGCATGGTCGTCGCGGCGGGCGACCTGGCTTCGTCTCGACTGCAGCGGCCAAATGCATCGCAAACGTGACGGGACAGACGACACCGTCCGCGTGATACATCAATCGCACAAACTCACGCGGCGTTGTCTTTCCAATGAGGTTGATGACACCGCGCAAGGGCGGGTGCCAGTGGCTGGCTTCGCCACATTGAACGAACGTCACTTTGCCCTGAAGATTGTCGACGACCTGTTGATAGCTGTGTGGGTTCCACCATTTGGCCGTGAAGTCAAATTTCCCGCCCGCCACAATGATCCAAAAGTGTTCGGGGACGCCGAACGATGCTCCGGGAGGCGTTTGCAGTTTCTCGTCATTTGACAGATGAATGTCGCCTGCGAAACGCGTGACGGGGATGTCGAGGTCAAGCCGACGCTCAAGGTATTGCGTGAATCCATGAATAAAGTGATAGGGACGCTGATTACACTGGTGAATGAGTGGATAGTGCATGTCGATTGACTCGACATTGGGATCATTCTCATTCAGCTTTGTGAGATAGGGATTGTTCTCCCAGAGCATGTCCACGGAGGTGCGAACATCGGTTTGAAACTGCCCAGGTGCCGCTGCATGCAGATCACGAACCGTCGCGGTTAGCATGACAATATCACCGGGTGACTGAAAAGACTTCAAAATCAAACGACGCACGGCGCTCTTTCATTTCGTGTTTACTGTTTTTAGCCAGGGTAACTGTTCACAGGCCGGGGACTGGTTCATTTTCCCGCGACTAAGGACAGAGTTGCGATGGTCGAAGCACTGTGGATTGCAATGGTTCGGGGATGTGCCTGTCCCCCTCTCTTCAGACTGTGAACAAGTTACGTTGTCAGGTTCTGATTGATCGCGTGATCTGTGCCGTCATCTTGCGTCGCATTGTGTACAGATATCGATCGATATGTATTGTTGGCATTCGATGTTGTGATTCGAAGGCCGATCAAACATCGGGCAGCCGTACGCAGGCCGAAGGCTGGCTCGTTTTCCCGCGGCAAAGGGATGGGCTGCGGTGGTCGAAGTGCGTGGATTCCAATGGTCTGAGAAAATGTGTCTGTCTTTCTCTTGTTGGGTGATAGACGTTTGTGAATGCGCGAGCCATGTGCTCTGAGCCCGTCGAACAAAGCCATGCGGCCAATATCAATTTGAAAAGAGTGTTTAACTGCGTGTTAATGTGTTGCATATTATGTTTTCTCAATTTGTGTGTACGTTTTCTTGTACAGGGTGAAGTCATGATGTAGCCGTTCACAGGCCGGGGACTGGCTCATTTTCCCG from the Schlesneria paludicola DSM 18645 genome contains:
- a CDS encoding methyltransferase domain-containing protein, which codes for MLMPPTEPRPTSPAMDGTAPKTWNVLLTFCHGLGDAVQFTIVLKHLQKLRPEWNVDIATLFGKHSAFEGLCRNTYILDQAEPVPCCQYQERFQLNWDECRESLRDKPSTKPSRCLSEIFHLPAQPDLFRYEIQRSAEDEQLARRYLASICPFGARDDGRFPVVVIHYEGNTSGEKKNLDHNLIRNVCETVQNAGYTPLILDWDRRSPLPDNRTIFCPDANHKLWPKIGTGDAARLAALIECSALMIGIDSGPLHVAGATTTPTIGVWTNHHPVHFFDLADNVMHLIPRHHEALAAGPEALDYFASHYQFRGYNQLQVDLPALVEHQLTGVSIDQISNQRFLKELHATSYDAQYYDEHKRAGLDYLEFGDWQRQYGRWLVHSLKLRGKRILDVGCACGSILRGLNEAGATGHGVDLCETMIALGRQKWPDLAPSLNVCDAVNLHLYPDQHFDAIHSAQVAEHWKPELVPFILRELARVTVEGGLFYCALDTSEMFARQGREMENEDPTHICIQTMNWWHDQLAKSGWELCTHESLQPLRMHEESFLNRYDWDWFVARRSGH
- a CDS encoding glycosyltransferase family 9 protein, which gives rise to MRRLILKSFQSPGDIVMLTATVRDLHAAAPGQFQTDVRTSVDMLWENNPYLTKLNENDPNVESIDMHYPLIHQCNQRPYHFIHGFTQYLERRLDLDIPVTRFAGDIHLSNDEKLQTPPGASFGVPEHFWIIVAGGKFDFTAKWWNPHSYQQVVDNLQGKVTFVQCGEASHWHPPLRGVINLIGKTTPREFVRLMYHADGVVCPVTFAMHLAAAVETKPGRPPRRPCVVIAGGREPAHWEAYPNHQFLSTNGALPCCAEGGCWKSRCQLVGDGDPKDRYDLCTSPAQVSADLRIPQCLDLISPQQVTQSIELYYRGGALSHNENTERTVEVTGTGSDQIKKRHDIVNA